Proteins encoded within one genomic window of Corvus hawaiiensis isolate bCorHaw1 chromosome 9, bCorHaw1.pri.cur, whole genome shotgun sequence:
- the TMEM121 gene encoding transmembrane protein 121 encodes MVLPPPDKRHVCLTTIVIMTSMAFMDAYLVEQNQGPRKIGVCIIVLVGDICFLIVLRYVAVWVGAEVKTAKRGYAMILWFLYIFVLEIKLYFIFQNYKADKKNLETVARKALTLLLSICVPGLYLVLVALDSMEYIRTFRKKEDLRGRLFWVALDLLDILDIQANLWEPHRTGLPIWAEGLMFFYCYILLLILPCVSLSEISMQGEHIAPQKMMLYPVLSLVTINTVTIFIRAINMILFQDSRVSTIFIGKNIIAIATKVCTFLEYKRQVKEFPQNAIALELQQNSLSHNQTLHSAQGIPHEPSPTSEILDT; translated from the coding sequence ATGGTGCTGCCGCCGCCCGACAAGCGCCACGTCTGCCTGACCACCATCGTCATCATGACCAGCATGGCCTTCATGGATGCCTACCTGGTGGAGCAGAACCAGGGGCCCCGCAAGATCGGCGTCTGCATCATCGTGCTGGTGGGGGACATCTGCTTCCTCATCGTGCTGCGCTATGTGGCCGTGTGGGTGGGGGCCGAGGTGAAGACGGCCAAGCGGGGCTACGCCATGATCCTGTGGTTTCTCTACATCTTCGTGCTGGAGATCAAGCTGTATTTCATCTTTCAGAATTACAAAGCAGACAAGAAGAACCTGGAGACAGTGGCCAGGAAAGCTCTGACCctcctgctctccatctgtGTGCCGGGGCTCTACCTGGTGCTGGTGGCCTTGGACAGCATGGAGTACATACGGACCTTTCGGAAGAAAGAGGACTTGCGGGGACGCCTCTTCTGGGTGGCCCTTGACCTGCTGGATATCTTAGACATCCAGGCCAACCTGTGGGAGCCACACAGGACCGGCCTGCCCATCTGGGCAGAGGGGCTCATGTTCTTCTACTGCTACATACTCCTCCTGATCCTGCCTTGCGTGTCCCTCAGTGAGATCAGCATGCAAGGGGAGCACATTGCCCCACAAAAAATGATGCTCTACCCTGTCCTCAGCCTGGTCACCATTAACACCGTCACCATCTTCATCCGGGCCATCAACATGATCTtgttccaggacagcagggtcTCCACCATCTTTATTGGCAAGAACATCATCGCGATCGCCACCAAGGTGTGCACCTTCCTGGAGTACAAGCGGCAGGTGAAAGAGTTCCCGCAGAACGCCATCgccctggagctccagcagaACTCCCTCTCGCACAACCAGACCCTCCACAGCGCACAGGGCATCCCCCACGAGCCGTCGCCCACCAGCGAGATCCTGGACACATGA